A stretch of the Gemmatimonadaceae bacterium genome encodes the following:
- a CDS encoding ABC transporter permease: protein MNGVREVMVRIGGFFRRAHRDGDMNEEFAAHLALETDELVRRGMPPSEARRLAMVHAGGLEAARDAYRDQHGLPWVERSLTEVASATKRLRRHPGAVGGASLSLALGMALATAVFSMVVALFLRPLPFPNQAELVIVRERDPQMNSLFSVLPARDALAAQQVRSFSGVAVAQESGPGSDLGPSGHAIRVSSVPVTSNYFDVLGVRPLLGRMFTEDDAHETVPPVILSYSVWHSEFGGSSDVIGSTVPVDGRLAMIVGVMPPGFSLPLGTDIWLPFGHDSLQRLAMPPANRKWQNNVVIARLRPGVTMARAQADVSVAFHQAGMAAGLAKTPVGDLLPLAQDVTSPYRNLIRLWIAAALVIILLGAVNFATLLLARGMRRREEIAVRIALGASRRRIAGMLTVEATLMAAIGGAVAVVLAKWLLDARRLWFGMDFMLVAPSMNWATVAFGVAGTVLVGLLFGLAPAIDLARADLRSVLSGASSSTGGSREVHNRRGLVALQLGLSLACMAMLAALVVANRDAQGAGPGYDYSHVLTARLNVPDTAASQEIGASLVQAIEGVPGVQSAAVVRTPILGAALFYPDWRPHLYAAQAWKDVSLSYFRTLGLTPILGRLPTAAEAEAHAPVVVLSKSTARWTFGDRPPVGRRVGLALDGSTHLTWFSVIGVVPDVRDMPNFDPLTPPIYTVQRLPLGHTTTEVRIRTVGDAATGLRAVKEAVGRIDPRIVVSDLDPVAAVVDQWSAQARARTYFFAFMAALSFVLAVAGVYGLTSYSVALRAREFGIRVALGATPRRLVRALVADLGTVALLATLGGLLLGSRAVYIADTYLRNPLAGKPALTMQLAPVAVVAVTLLVVMALGMALPIRRMLRQDVVRSIQGDAG from the coding sequence GTGAACGGAGTTCGGGAAGTCATGGTCCGGATCGGCGGCTTCTTCCGCCGGGCGCATCGCGACGGCGATATGAACGAAGAGTTCGCCGCGCACCTCGCTTTGGAGACCGACGAGCTTGTGCGCCGCGGAATGCCTCCATCCGAAGCCCGCCGTCTCGCGATGGTACACGCTGGAGGCCTCGAGGCAGCACGCGACGCCTACCGCGACCAGCACGGTCTCCCGTGGGTCGAGCGGTCGCTTACCGAGGTGGCGAGCGCGACGAAGCGCCTGCGGCGACACCCGGGAGCGGTGGGTGGTGCATCGCTTTCGCTCGCGCTCGGCATGGCGCTCGCCACCGCGGTGTTCAGCATGGTGGTCGCGCTCTTTCTGCGTCCGCTTCCCTTCCCCAACCAGGCAGAGCTGGTCATCGTCCGCGAGCGCGACCCGCAGATGAACTCGCTCTTCTCCGTGCTTCCCGCGCGTGACGCCCTCGCCGCGCAGCAGGTGCGCTCCTTCTCCGGCGTCGCGGTCGCGCAGGAGTCCGGTCCCGGCTCGGACCTCGGCCCCAGCGGCCACGCCATCCGCGTATCGTCGGTACCGGTGACGTCGAACTACTTCGACGTTCTTGGTGTGCGCCCGCTCCTTGGGCGCATGTTCACGGAAGACGATGCGCATGAAACCGTGCCGCCAGTTATTCTCTCGTACAGCGTCTGGCATTCCGAGTTTGGTGGATCATCGGACGTGATCGGCAGCACGGTGCCGGTCGACGGACGGCTCGCGATGATCGTCGGGGTCATGCCGCCGGGCTTTAGCCTTCCGCTCGGCACCGACATTTGGCTGCCGTTCGGTCACGACAGCCTCCAGCGGCTGGCGATGCCACCCGCCAACCGGAAATGGCAGAACAACGTGGTGATCGCCCGGCTCCGGCCAGGCGTCACCATGGCCCGCGCCCAGGCCGACGTGTCGGTAGCATTCCATCAGGCGGGCATGGCCGCCGGGTTGGCCAAGACCCCGGTGGGGGACCTCCTTCCGCTCGCCCAGGACGTCACGTCGCCCTACCGCAACCTGATTCGCCTCTGGATCGCCGCGGCGTTGGTGATCATCCTGCTCGGTGCCGTGAACTTCGCGACGCTGCTGCTCGCGCGCGGCATGCGGCGTCGAGAGGAGATCGCGGTGCGGATCGCGCTCGGCGCCTCCCGGCGGCGCATTGCAGGAATGCTCACGGTCGAGGCGACGCTCATGGCCGCAATCGGCGGTGCCGTTGCCGTCGTCCTGGCGAAGTGGCTCCTCGACGCGCGCCGTCTCTGGTTCGGCATGGATTTCATGCTGGTGGCGCCGAGCATGAATTGGGCAACCGTCGCGTTCGGCGTGGCGGGAACCGTCCTCGTCGGGCTGCTGTTTGGCCTCGCGCCGGCCATCGATCTCGCACGGGCCGACCTCCGTTCGGTCCTGTCCGGTGCTTCGTCATCCACCGGCGGTTCGCGAGAGGTCCACAATCGACGCGGCCTCGTCGCGCTGCAGCTCGGACTGTCCTTGGCGTGCATGGCCATGCTGGCCGCCCTCGTGGTCGCCAACCGGGACGCCCAGGGCGCCGGACCTGGCTACGACTATTCACACGTCCTCACGGCCCGGCTGAACGTCCCCGACACCGCCGCATCGCAGGAGATCGGCGCATCCCTCGTCCAGGCGATTGAGGGTGTCCCCGGCGTGCAGTCAGCGGCAGTTGTGCGCACGCCCATCCTCGGCGCCGCTCTGTTCTACCCGGACTGGCGCCCACACCTGTACGCCGCCCAAGCCTGGAAGGACGTCTCGCTGAGCTACTTCAGGACGCTGGGCCTCACGCCGATCCTGGGCCGGCTTCCAACGGCGGCGGAGGCCGAAGCACACGCCCCGGTGGTCGTGCTGTCGAAGTCCACAGCTCGCTGGACCTTTGGCGATCGGCCGCCTGTCGGCCGGCGAGTCGGACTCGCGCTCGACGGCTCCACCCACCTCACCTGGTTCAGCGTGATCGGTGTCGTACCCGACGTGCGCGACATGCCGAACTTCGACCCCCTGACGCCGCCGATCTACACCGTGCAGCGTCTGCCGCTTGGCCACACGACGACGGAGGTCCGCATTCGAACGGTCGGGGACGCGGCAACCGGGCTCCGCGCCGTCAAAGAGGCCGTGGGGCGCATCGACCCCCGCATCGTCGTCAGCGACCTGGACCCCGTCGCCGCCGTCGTGGACCAGTGGAGCGCTCAAGCGCGGGCCCGCACTTACTTCTTCGCGTTCATGGCAGCGCTTTCGTTCGTGCTCGCCGTGGCCGGCGTGTATGGGCTCACCTCGTACTCGGTAGCGCTCCGGGCGCGGGAGTTCGGAATTCGCGTCGCCCTCGGCGCCACGCCGCGCCGCCTGGTCCGCGCGCTGGTCGCCGACCTCGGCACGGTCGCCTTGTTAGCGACGCTGGGTGGGCTGCTCCTCGGCTCGCGCGCTGTGTACATCGCCGACACGTACCTGCGGAACCCGCTTGCCGGCAAGCCGGCCCTGACCATGCAACTCGCGCCTGTGGCGGTGGTCGCGGTCACGCTGCTGGTCGTGATGGCGCTCGGCATGGCGCTCCCGATCCGCCGCATGCTGCGCCAGGACGTGGTACGGTCCATCCAGGGGGACGCGGGGTAA
- a CDS encoding ATP-binding protein, whose product RRLLGPLSAALDESPAAALLGPRQVGKTTLALEVAGTRPAVYLDLESEADRAKLTEPELYLAQHENTLVILDEIQRTPHLFRSLRGLIDAGRRRGHGQGRFLVLGSASMDLLKQSSESLAGRIRYLELAPLDAGEVGRERVDTLWLRGGFPESLLAASDAASLRWRTDFIRTYLERDIPQLGPRIPAETLRRLWTMLAHQQGGLLNAAALARALAVDGKTVAAYLDLLVDLFLIRRLAPWHGNVRKRLVKSPKVYVRDSGLVHALLGVGDREGLLAHPVAGGSWEGLAIESLIAAAPSGTEAHFFRTAAGAEIDLLLKLPGHRKPWAVEIKRGLAPKVERGFQLACETVRPERRLVVYGGAERFPLANDVEAVSLVELCDEVAAA is encoded by the coding sequence CGCCGCCTTCTCGGCCCGCTCTCCGCCGCCCTCGATGAATCTCCGGCCGCCGCCCTGCTGGGGCCGCGGCAGGTTGGGAAGACCACCCTCGCGCTCGAAGTGGCCGGCACGCGGCCGGCGGTCTACCTCGACCTGGAGTCCGAGGCCGACCGGGCCAAACTCACGGAGCCGGAACTCTACCTGGCACAGCACGAGAACACGCTCGTCATCCTCGACGAGATCCAGCGCACGCCACACCTCTTCCGCAGCCTGCGCGGGCTCATCGACGCCGGTCGGAGGCGCGGGCACGGCCAGGGGCGTTTCTTGGTCCTGGGGTCGGCGTCGATGGACCTGCTCAAACAATCCAGCGAGTCGCTCGCAGGTCGCATCCGCTATCTGGAACTCGCCCCGCTCGACGCCGGCGAGGTGGGGCGCGAGCGCGTCGACACCCTCTGGTTGCGCGGCGGATTTCCGGAGAGTCTGCTCGCCGCTTCCGACGCCGCGAGCCTGCGCTGGCGCACCGATTTCATCCGCACCTACCTCGAGCGCGACATCCCGCAACTCGGGCCGCGCATCCCGGCCGAAACGCTCCGCCGCCTCTGGACGATGCTCGCGCATCAGCAGGGCGGGCTGCTCAACGCCGCGGCGCTGGCTCGCGCCCTCGCCGTGGACGGCAAGACGGTCGCGGCCTACCTCGACCTGCTCGTGGACCTGTTCCTCATTCGCCGCCTTGCGCCGTGGCATGGCAACGTGCGCAAGCGCCTGGTCAAGTCGCCCAAGGTTTACGTTCGCGACAGTGGGCTGGTGCACGCGCTGCTCGGCGTTGGCGACCGCGAGGGCTTGCTGGCGCACCCGGTGGCCGGCGGGAGTTGGGAGGGACTGGCCATCGAGTCGCTGATCGCGGCGGCGCCCAGCGGCACCGAGGCGCACTTCTTCCGCACGGCGGCGGGCGCCGAGATCGACCTCTTGCTCAAGCTCCCCGGTCATCGCAAGCCGTGGGCTGTCGAGATCAAGCGCGGGCTCGCACCCAAGGTCGAGCGTGGGTTCCAGCTCGCGTGCGAGACGGTGCGGCCGGAGCGCCGGCTCGTGGTCTACGGTGGAGCCGAGCGATTCCCGCTGGCGAACGACGTGGAAGCCGTCTCGCTCGTCGAGTTGTGTGACGAGGTCGCCGCGGCCTGA
- a CDS encoding alkaline phosphatase family protein, with protein MAVVVLLADGVRPDTLAGAIDAGALPALARLRDEGGLHAVSTVFPSVTGPAYAPFLMGRFPGPVGLPGLRWFDRERTACSLPDYTRSYVGYQMRSLDRDLDADAPTIFELAPSSIAALSVITRGLPAPNRIGALTLRSALRAARTHFSGNVAGWLRIDREIADEVVRRVAQERPAYTYAAFTGVDKVSHARGHGHPMVIEALRIVDDAAARIRADAEREGRWQHTHLWIVSDHGHSPVRRHEDLAGLFTLQGHRVVAHPWVITPFPETAVMVSGNAMAHVFLEVRRRRRPWWPALAPRWGTLVDLLLARPSVDLLLLPLDTERCEVRSRRGEVGIVSRAAGFYSYFPAIGDPLGVGRALQGVTADEAYDATAHTDYPDSIVQIAHLAASPRAGDIILSAARDWDFRARYEPIPHVSSHGALHREHMTVPLLVNRPLAGVPRRTTDVMPSTLVALGLPVPGSLDGTSFL; from the coding sequence ATGGCCGTAGTCGTCCTGCTTGCCGACGGCGTGCGGCCCGACACCCTCGCCGGAGCGATCGACGCCGGCGCGTTGCCAGCGCTCGCCCGCCTGCGCGACGAGGGCGGCCTGCACGCGGTGAGCACGGTCTTTCCGTCGGTCACCGGGCCGGCCTATGCGCCGTTCCTGATGGGGCGGTTTCCGGGACCCGTGGGGCTCCCTGGGTTGCGCTGGTTCGACCGCGAACGCACAGCCTGCTCCCTGCCCGACTACACGCGCAGCTACGTGGGCTACCAGATGCGCTCCCTCGATCGCGACCTCGACGCCGACGCCCCCACGATTTTCGAGCTCGCGCCGTCGAGTATCGCGGCGCTGAGCGTCATCACCCGCGGGCTGCCGGCCCCCAACCGCATTGGCGCGCTCACGCTCCGCTCCGCGCTGCGTGCCGCGCGCACCCACTTCAGCGGCAACGTGGCCGGCTGGCTGCGGATCGACCGCGAGATTGCCGACGAGGTCGTGCGGCGCGTGGCTCAGGAACGGCCGGCGTACACCTACGCCGCGTTCACTGGCGTCGATAAGGTTTCCCACGCGCGCGGCCACGGCCACCCCATGGTGATCGAGGCCCTGCGCATCGTGGACGACGCGGCGGCGCGCATCCGGGCCGATGCCGAACGTGAAGGCCGCTGGCAGCACACGCACCTGTGGATCGTGAGCGACCACGGGCATTCGCCCGTACGGCGGCACGAGGATCTCGCCGGCCTGTTCACCCTGCAGGGGCACCGCGTGGTTGCGCACCCTTGGGTGATCACGCCGTTTCCCGAGACGGCCGTGATGGTGAGCGGGAACGCCATGGCACACGTCTTCCTGGAGGTCCGCCGGCGCCGGCGCCCGTGGTGGCCCGCGCTGGCCCCGCGCTGGGGCACGTTGGTGGACTTGCTGCTCGCCCGGCCGTCGGTGGACCTGCTCCTGCTCCCGCTCGATACCGAGCGGTGCGAGGTTCGGTCTCGGCGGGGTGAGGTGGGGATCGTGTCGCGCGCGGCCGGCTTCTACTCGTATTTCCCCGCCATCGGCGACCCGCTGGGGGTGGGGCGGGCGCTGCAGGGAGTGACGGCCGACGAGGCGTACGACGCCACCGCGCACACCGACTACCCCGATTCCATCGTCCAGATCGCGCACCTCGCCGCGTCTCCCCGGGCGGGCGACATCATCCTGTCGGCGGCGCGCGATTGGGACTTCCGGGCGCGCTACGAGCCCATCCCGCACGTCAGTTCGCATGGCGCGCTGCACCGCGAGCACATGACCGTCCCGCTGCTCGTCAACCGGCCGCTGGCAGGTGTGCCACGGCGCACAACCGACGTCATGCCCAGCACCCTCGTCGCGCTGGGGTTGCCGGTGCCCGGATCGCTCGACGGGACCTCGTTCCTGTAG
- a CDS encoding TIGR00730 family Rossman fold protein, with the protein MSAFKRSGPPAHKRRPRPPRPARTASGKTADLELLHSAARDSRQGLRERTEAGHIAAGRTPPSQSRQFHGSGATRRIDDAIRDVQIVTEDQKLLQRASDASDFTRTDPWRVMRIMGEFIEGFDALAHVTKGVTIFGSARTHPDEPQYEAAKETARLLAQAGFAVITGGGPGIMEAANHGAKLGGGLSIGCNIELPFEQGANPYIDTLINFRYFFVRKTMFIKYSDAFIIFPGGFGTLDEAFEALTLIQTGKIYQFPVVFFGRHYWAGFIRWLQTRVLTEGKISPGDMDLMIVTDDPAEAANVVIQAQQSLTPNGSDLRRG; encoded by the coding sequence ATGTCCGCATTCAAGCGGAGCGGCCCGCCCGCTCACAAGCGTCGCCCCCGCCCGCCCCGTCCCGCCAGAACGGCGTCGGGCAAGACCGCCGATCTCGAGCTGCTCCACTCCGCGGCCCGCGATTCGCGCCAGGGGCTGCGCGAGCGCACCGAAGCCGGGCACATCGCCGCCGGGCGCACGCCGCCATCGCAGAGCCGCCAGTTCCACGGCAGCGGCGCGACGCGCCGGATCGACGATGCCATTCGCGACGTGCAGATCGTGACCGAGGACCAGAAGCTGCTGCAGCGCGCGTCGGACGCGTCCGATTTCACGCGCACCGACCCGTGGCGCGTGATGCGCATCATGGGCGAGTTCATCGAGGGGTTCGACGCCCTGGCGCACGTGACCAAGGGGGTCACGATCTTCGGGTCGGCGCGCACGCACCCCGACGAACCGCAGTACGAGGCCGCCAAGGAAACGGCGCGTCTGCTCGCCCAGGCGGGGTTCGCGGTGATCACGGGTGGGGGCCCGGGTATCATGGAAGCGGCCAACCACGGTGCGAAACTGGGCGGCGGCCTTTCCATCGGGTGCAACATCGAGCTGCCCTTCGAACAGGGAGCCAACCCCTACATCGACACGCTCATCAACTTCCGCTACTTCTTCGTGCGGAAGACGATGTTCATCAAGTACTCGGACGCCTTCATTATCTTCCCTGGCGGTTTCGGCACTCTCGATGAGGCGTTCGAGGCGCTCACGCTCATTCAGACGGGGAAGATCTACCAGTTCCCGGTGGTCTTCTTCGGCCGCCACTACTGGGCCGGATTCATCCGCTGGCTGCAGACGCGCGTGCTCACCGAGGGGAAGATCTCGCCGGGTGACATGGATCTCATGATCGTCACCGACGACCCCGCCGAAGCGGCCAACGTGGTGATCCAGGCACAGCAGAGCCTGACCCCTAACGGTTCTGACCTGCGACGAGGCTGA
- the queG gene encoding tRNA epoxyqueuosine(34) reductase QueG: MTRPIEERVKAHAYALGFDLAGIATLGPADTAPAYERWLAAGYAGDMAYLARGAGKRADTRLPVAGAKSAIVVGLDYGGRAPPGPVARYARGDDYHDVMLDRLNALHRLVEREVGVPVSGKAYVDTGPILERDLARKAGLGWFGKNTNLINPKLGSFFFLGELFVDLELAPDAPFDAEHCGSCRACLDACPTQAFAEPGVLDATQCISYLTIELKGEIPAGFREAIAEGGHVYGCDVCQEVCPWNVKFAREVKEPAFEARAVIAGKDAKALATAILAMSEDDFRAAFQGSPMKRAKSAGLKRNAAVVRQAAGW; the protein is encoded by the coding sequence GTGACGCGCCCGATCGAGGAGCGCGTGAAGGCCCACGCCTACGCGCTCGGCTTCGATCTGGCGGGCATCGCGACGCTGGGGCCGGCCGACACCGCGCCGGCCTACGAGCGCTGGCTCGCCGCCGGGTACGCCGGCGACATGGCGTATCTGGCGCGCGGCGCCGGCAAGCGCGCCGACACCCGGTTGCCGGTTGCCGGAGCGAAGAGCGCCATCGTCGTTGGGCTCGACTACGGAGGACGCGCGCCGCCGGGTCCGGTGGCCCGCTATGCGCGCGGCGACGACTACCACGACGTCATGCTCGACCGGCTGAACGCGTTGCATCGGCTGGTGGAGCGCGAGGTCGGCGTGCCGGTGTCCGGCAAGGCGTACGTGGATACGGGACCCATTCTCGAGCGCGACTTGGCGCGGAAGGCGGGGCTCGGCTGGTTCGGAAAGAATACGAATCTGATAAACCCGAAGCTCGGCTCGTTCTTCTTCCTCGGGGAACTGTTCGTTGATTTGGAGCTGGCCCCCGACGCGCCCTTCGACGCCGAGCATTGCGGGAGTTGCCGGGCGTGCCTGGACGCGTGTCCCACACAGGCGTTCGCGGAGCCGGGCGTACTCGATGCGACGCAGTGCATCTCCTATCTGACCATCGAGCTGAAGGGGGAGATCCCGGCTGGGTTCCGAGAAGCGATCGCCGAGGGCGGGCATGTGTACGGGTGCGACGTGTGTCAGGAGGTGTGCCCGTGGAATGTGAAGTTCGCGCGGGAGGTGAAGGAGCCGGCGTTCGAGGCGCGGGCGGTGATCGCGGGGAAGGATGCCAAGGCGCTGGCGACGGCAATCCTCGCGATGAGCGAAGACGACTTCCGCGCCGCGTTCCAGGGCTCGCCGATGAAGCGGGCGAAGTCGGCCGGGCTGAAGCGGAACGCGGCTGTCGTGAGACAAGCCGCCGGCTGGTAG
- a CDS encoding plasmid pRiA4b ORF-3 family protein → MDTTRSTLQFKVTLRHIKPRIWRRIEVPASYSFWDLHVAIQDAMGWLDYHLHVFRVRNPETRQAEEIGIPDDDPFEGDPVSLPGWTVPISKYFYVGGTRAQYEYDFGDGWEHDVELEAVGRRQPGTKYPRCLGGERACPPEDCGGPPGYERLLEILSNPADEEYDETLEWVGGLFDANTFAPERVRFHNPKVRWRKAFGGRRSR, encoded by the coding sequence ATGGACACCACGCGCAGTACGCTCCAGTTCAAGGTCACTCTGCGGCACATCAAGCCGCGCATCTGGCGCCGAATCGAGGTGCCGGCCAGCTACTCGTTCTGGGATCTGCACGTAGCGATCCAGGACGCCATGGGCTGGCTGGACTACCATCTGCATGTGTTCCGCGTGCGGAACCCTGAAACGCGCCAGGCCGAAGAAATCGGCATTCCCGACGACGACCCGTTCGAGGGCGATCCGGTGTCCCTGCCTGGGTGGACCGTGCCCATCAGCAAGTACTTCTACGTCGGGGGCACGCGGGCCCAGTACGAATACGACTTCGGCGACGGGTGGGAGCACGACGTTGAGCTGGAAGCCGTCGGGCGCCGCCAGCCGGGCACCAAGTACCCCCGCTGTCTAGGCGGGGAGCGGGCGTGCCCGCCTGAGGACTGCGGTGGCCCGCCCGGCTACGAGCGCCTGCTCGAGATCTTGAGCAACCCAGCCGACGAGGAATACGACGAAACGTTGGAGTGGGTGGGCGGACTGTTCGACGCGAACACGTTCGCACCCGAGCGCGTCCGATTCCACAACCCGAAGGTGCGCTGGCGCAAGGCATTCGGTGGGCGGCGGAGCCGGTGA
- a CDS encoding PadR family transcriptional regulator, with the protein MPAQLDVWQGTLALMVLRTLDVLGPLHGYGIARRIEETSRGRLSLNYGTLYPALLKLEQQGFVTSSWGQSENNRRAKFYTLTGAGRRHLAREARQWHATTEILAWFLAPRTAAP; encoded by the coding sequence ATGCCCGCCCAACTCGACGTCTGGCAAGGAACGCTCGCCCTCATGGTCCTGCGTACGCTCGACGTACTCGGACCGCTTCACGGCTACGGCATCGCCCGCCGCATCGAGGAGACGAGCCGTGGCCGGCTTTCGCTCAACTACGGCACGCTCTATCCCGCCCTCCTCAAGCTGGAACAGCAGGGATTCGTCACGTCCTCCTGGGGCCAGTCGGAAAACAATCGCCGCGCCAAATTTTATACGCTCACGGGCGCCGGGCGGCGACACCTCGCACGCGAGGCCCGCCAGTGGCACGCCACGACTGAGATCCTTGCCTGGTTCCTCGCCCCGCGGACGGCCGCCCCGTGA
- a CDS encoding ABC transporter permease — protein MAIFARSDFRDAARGLARTPTVTVAAVLCLAMGLGVTAAVSSAIDRALLQPPPYRDPGSLVTVYRTAPQATNWPQSAPNYLDLARETRQLSGLAAATSADASAILLVGGQSLQPRALRVTGNFFSLVGATALHGHLITPADDSTGAPDVLVLSEPFWRQHLGGDQSIVGQTVQYKGVPYTVIGILPRGFRYVQGMQNVDEDVWLPMRFSAGERARRGTNYLMMLGRLAPGATVESASHELVSLFDGLIRTYPSLKDESMRAVPLEAEAVRAVRTPMLLVFGAVCMVLLIAVSNVASLLLARGVYRRREIAVRSALGGSRWAVVRPVLAESLLLTALGLGLGLAFAWGAVRTIGAMAAQQIPQLAGLRMDMRVVAFAVALAIVAAVVCGLGPAWRGAAVDPQDALRAGRGGGTGRAHHRVLAGLVVAEVGLSLVLLVGASLVLRGFASVLHADPGFDTSRILALDVRVTPTSYAKDAEVRQFITPALAAIRAVPGVAAAGAIDAMPYSVWGENFNIRYEGQAADNMNRLPLAEYREATPGFFAATGQRVLAGRLFGAGDYAAPNSPVVVVANEALVKRDFKGRDPIGQRFYIGDTTFATIVGVVSDIRNVGPFSPAFPEVYYPFQVAEPGTTLASIMVRVKSGDPAAVESAVRAAVHGVDSGAAITRMMPMQDVIARSVGQPRFYLTLLEVFAAVALLLSVTGLYGVMSYSVAQRTREIGIRSALGSPTGRIVGLVARQGAWLVLLGVLAGALGGAAATGLLRGLLYGVSRDDPRAWGLAVACMVASGAVAALVPALRAARVDPQIAMREE, from the coding sequence ATGGCCATCTTCGCCCGCTCCGACTTTCGCGACGCCGCCCGCGGCCTCGCCCGTACTCCCACCGTGACCGTCGCCGCCGTGCTCTGCCTTGCCATGGGGCTCGGCGTCACGGCCGCCGTGTCGAGCGCGATCGACCGCGCCCTGCTCCAGCCGCCGCCGTACCGCGATCCCGGGAGCCTCGTAACCGTGTATCGCACGGCCCCCCAGGCCACCAACTGGCCGCAGTCGGCGCCGAACTACCTCGACCTGGCCCGCGAGACCCGCCAGCTCTCGGGACTCGCCGCCGCCACATCAGCGGACGCGAGCGCCATTCTCCTCGTGGGCGGTCAGTCTCTCCAGCCTCGCGCCCTGCGCGTGACCGGGAATTTCTTCTCGCTGGTGGGCGCCACCGCCCTGCACGGACACCTCATCACCCCCGCCGACGACAGCACTGGGGCGCCCGACGTGCTGGTGCTGAGCGAGCCGTTCTGGCGGCAACACCTGGGCGGTGATCAGTCCATCGTGGGGCAAACGGTGCAATACAAGGGGGTGCCGTATACCGTGATCGGCATCCTACCGCGCGGCTTCCGGTACGTGCAGGGCATGCAGAATGTGGACGAGGACGTCTGGCTACCGATGCGCTTCAGCGCCGGCGAGCGCGCCAGGCGCGGCACCAACTACCTGATGATGCTCGGCCGGCTGGCCCCGGGCGCCACCGTCGAGAGCGCGAGCCACGAGCTGGTGTCGCTGTTCGACGGGCTGATCCGCACGTACCCGTCGCTCAAGGACGAGTCCATGCGTGCGGTGCCGCTCGAAGCCGAGGCGGTGCGCGCCGTGCGGACGCCGATGCTGCTCGTGTTCGGCGCCGTGTGCATGGTGCTGCTCATTGCGGTGTCGAACGTGGCCAGCCTGCTGCTGGCCCGCGGGGTGTACCGCCGCCGCGAGATCGCCGTGCGCAGCGCGTTGGGCGGCAGCCGCTGGGCGGTGGTGCGCCCGGTGCTCGCCGAGAGCCTGCTGCTCACCGCGCTCGGACTGGGCCTGGGATTGGCGTTCGCGTGGGGCGCCGTGCGCACCATCGGCGCGATGGCGGCGCAGCAGATCCCGCAGCTCGCCGGGCTGCGCATGGACATGCGGGTGGTGGCGTTCGCGGTCGCGCTGGCGATCGTGGCCGCCGTGGTGTGCGGCCTGGGGCCCGCGTGGCGCGGCGCGGCCGTGGACCCGCAGGACGCACTGCGCGCCGGGCGCGGTGGCGGCACGGGACGCGCGCACCATCGCGTGCTGGCGGGGCTCGTGGTGGCCGAAGTGGGGCTGTCGCTGGTGCTGCTGGTTGGGGCGTCGCTGGTACTGCGCGGATTCGCGAGCGTCCTGCACGCCGATCCCGGGTTCGACACCTCCCGGATACTCGCGCTCGACGTGAGAGTCACTCCCACGTCGTACGCCAAGGACGCCGAGGTGCGGCAATTCATCACGCCGGCGCTGGCGGCGATTCGGGCCGTGCCGGGCGTGGCCGCGGCGGGGGCCATTGACGCGATGCCTTATTCCGTATGGGGCGAAAACTTCAACATTCGGTACGAGGGGCAGGCGGCCGACAATATGAACCGGCTGCCTCTGGCCGAGTATCGCGAGGCCACGCCGGGATTCTTCGCGGCCACCGGCCAGCGGGTGCTGGCCGGGCGCCTGTTCGGGGCCGGCGACTATGCCGCGCCCAACAGTCCCGTGGTCGTGGTGGCCAACGAAGCGCTGGTGAAGCGCGACTTCAAGGGGCGCGATCCCATCGGCCAGCGCTTCTACATCGGCGACACCACGTTCGCGACCATCGTCGGCGTGGTGAGCGACATCCGGAACGTGGGGCCGTTCAGCCCGGCGTTCCCCGAGGTGTACTATCCCTTCCAAGTGGCCGAGCCCGGCACGACCTTGGCATCGATCATGGTGCGCGTGAAGTCGGGCGATCCGGCGGCGGTGGAATCGGCGGTGCGGGCCGCCGTGCACGGCGTGGATTCGGGCGCCGCGATTACGCGCATGATGCCGATGCAGGACGTGATCGCGCGCAGCGTGGGGCAGCCGCGGTTCTACCTCACGCTGCTCGAGGTGTTCGCGGCCGTGGCGCTCTTGCTCTCGGTGACCGGCCTATACGGCGTGATGAGCTATTCGGTGGCGCAGCGCACGCGCGAGATCGGGATTCGGAGCGCGCTGGGGAGCCCGACGGGCCGCATCGTGGGCCTGGTGGCGCGGCAGGGAGCGTGGCTGGTGCTGCTCGGCGTGCTGGCGGGCGCCCTGGGCGGCGCCGCCGCGACCGGACTGTTGCGCGGGCTGCTGTACGGCGTGAGCCGAGACGACCCACGGGCGTGGGGGCTGGCGGTGGCGTGCATGGTGGCGAGCGGAGCGGTGGCGGCGCTGGTGCCCGCGCTCCGCGCGGCGCGGGTGGATCCCCAGATCGCGATGCGCGAGGAATGA